From one Acidobacteriota bacterium genomic stretch:
- a CDS encoding addiction module protein: SPLPEHRGTSNAGDPCRGSPNVGGFRHMSATPLSALLSLPPGVRADLAIALWESLSDAERSDALPLEPELVAELDRRWAEHVANPDSAIPWEAVERKLRG, translated from the coding sequence TAGCCCGCTACCCGAACACCGGGGCACTTCGAACGCCGGAGACCCTTGTCGCGGTTCGCCGAACGTGGGAGGATTTCGACATATGTCGGCAACACCTCTGTCTGCCCTGCTGAGCCTGCCGCCGGGCGTGCGCGCGGACCTCGCCATTGCGCTCTGGGAGAGCCTGTCCGACGCCGAGCGTAGCGACGCCTTGCCGCTTGAGCCGGAGTTGGTGGCCGAGCTTGATCGCCGATGGGCCGAGCACGTTGCCAACCCGGACTCGGCGATCCCCTGGGAGGCCGTCGAACGCAAGTTGCGGGGCTAG
- a CDS encoding type II toxin-antitoxin system RelE/ParE family toxin, which yields MAPTVLFRPQAEADVVEARAWYASREAHLGEQFVGELKATIGRIVAHPALFQRVLGETRRAVLHRFPYAVYFRHVGDTIVVLAVHGRQDPTRWQIRR from the coding sequence GTGGCTCCCACGGTTCTGTTCCGTCCGCAGGCCGAGGCCGACGTAGTCGAGGCCCGGGCCTGGTACGCGTCTCGCGAGGCGCACCTCGGCGAGCAGTTCGTGGGCGAGCTGAAGGCGACCATCGGTCGTATCGTGGCGCACCCGGCCTTGTTCCAGCGCGTTCTCGGCGAGACGCGTCGCGCGGTACTCCATCGGTTCCCGTACGCCGTCTACTTTCGTCACGTTGGCGACACGATCGTGGTGCTTGCCGTCCATGGCCGCCAAGATCCCACTCGCTGGCAGATCCGGCGTTGA
- a CDS encoding ribbon-helix-helix protein, CopG family: protein MKAIQITLDEALLARLDADEEVQRDGRSAVLRRAADAYLRKRRRQGIADAYQRAYGARPGLGAEFSGWEDEGAWPEP from the coding sequence ATGAAAGCTATACAGATTACGCTGGATGAGGCGCTGCTCGCGCGGCTCGACGCCGACGAGGAGGTCCAGCGCGACGGTCGCTCCGCGGTGCTCCGGCGCGCCGCCGACGCATATCTCCGCAAACGGCGCCGACAAGGGATCGCCGACGCGTACCAGCGTGCCTACGGAGCCCGGCCCGGTCTCGGCGCCGAGTTCAGTGGCTGGGAGGACGAAGGCGCGTGGCCCGAACCGTGA
- a CDS encoding type II toxin-antitoxin system PemK/MazF family toxin, translated as MNRGEIWQYRFKRPDKRRPVLILSRQEVIPLLHTVMVAPITSTRRGAPSEVPVGVSEGLRHDSAVNLDHVQTVERARLVSFVGSLDAGRMRQVCRALAVATGCSD; from the coding sequence GTGAACCGCGGCGAGATCTGGCAGTACCGCTTCAAGCGCCCCGACAAGCGCCGGCCGGTACTGATCCTGTCGCGGCAGGAGGTCATTCCGCTCCTTCACACCGTCATGGTGGCGCCAATCACCTCGACGCGCCGCGGCGCGCCGAGCGAAGTGCCGGTGGGGGTGAGCGAAGGCCTGAGGCACGACTCGGCGGTGAACCTCGATCACGTCCAGACCGTCGAGCGCGCCCGCCTGGTGTCGTTCGTGGGATCGCTCGACGCGGGCCGGATGCGTCAGGTGTGCCGCGCGCTGGCCGTGGCGACCGGCTGCTCGGACTGA
- a CDS encoding type II toxin-antitoxin system PemK/MazF family toxin: protein MTRGEIVVVATRGAYTSKPRPALVVQSDLFNGTHGSVTICPVTSDLVDAPLFRIPLPSGARTGLKAVSQVMVDKVVSVPREAVGRTVGRCLPAELDAVDDALRTWLSL, encoded by the coding sequence GTGACGCGAGGGGAGATCGTGGTCGTCGCGACCCGAGGCGCGTATACGAGCAAGCCTCGGCCCGCCCTGGTCGTCCAGTCGGACCTCTTCAACGGCACTCACGGCAGCGTCACCATCTGTCCCGTCACGTCCGACCTGGTCGACGCGCCGCTCTTCCGGATCCCGCTGCCGTCGGGCGCGAGGACCGGGCTGAAGGCCGTCTCGCAGGTGATGGTGGACAAGGTCGTGAGCGTGCCGCGAGAGGCGGTCGGCCGCACGGTGGGCCGTTGCCTGCCAGCAGAACTCGATGCCGTGGACGACGCGCTGCGGACCTGGCTGTCGTTGTAG
- a CDS encoding GntR family transcriptional regulator, producing the protein MTTSRLRPAGRRAATPRASTVARLYDEIRARLVDGTYRPGQPLGEVELAGTHGASRTPVREALARLEQEGFVERVPNRGYFAARISRTQVEDVMAVRRALEGLGAERAARVATPDEVAGLRAAAEFEYTLGDAVSYRRDEAANRAFHLAVARASHNQLIGDLVERCLTQMDRCLSLGIGFTPFPSGASGEHAAIVRAIERRDPAAARRAMERHLARTETLVHRALARGDLASHGA; encoded by the coding sequence ATGACGACGAGCCGTCTCCGCCCCGCGGGCCGCCGCGCCGCCACGCCCCGCGCCTCGACCGTGGCGCGCCTCTACGACGAGATCCGCGCCCGCCTCGTCGACGGCACCTACCGCCCCGGCCAGCCGCTCGGCGAGGTCGAGCTCGCCGGCACCCACGGCGCGAGCCGCACGCCCGTCCGCGAGGCGCTCGCCCGCCTCGAGCAGGAAGGCTTCGTCGAGCGCGTGCCCAACCGCGGGTACTTCGCCGCCCGCATCTCCCGGACCCAGGTCGAGGACGTCATGGCCGTGCGCCGCGCCCTCGAGGGCCTGGGCGCCGAACGCGCCGCCCGCGTCGCCACGCCCGACGAGGTCGCCGGGCTGCGCGCGGCGGCCGAGTTCGAGTACACCCTCGGCGACGCCGTCAGCTACCGGCGCGACGAGGCCGCCAACCGCGCGTTCCATCTGGCCGTCGCGCGCGCCAGCCACAACCAGCTCATCGGCGACCTCGTCGAGCGCTGCCTCACGCAGATGGACCGGTGCCTCTCGCTCGGGATCGGGTTCACCCCGTTTCCGAGCGGCGCGAGCGGCGAGCACGCCGCCATCGTCCGCGCCATCGAACGGCGCGACCCGGCCGCGGCCCGCCGGGCCATGGAGCGCCATCTCGCGCGCACCGAAACGCTCGTCCACCGCGCGCTCGCGCGCGGCGACCTCGCCTCCCACGGCGCATGA
- a CDS encoding DUF1028 domain-containing protein, with the protein MSRPIPVPSCPAAAPPAARTSQRSRAGLVALALPVAVLFVLGAPATAQPTAPPLEDREIPGVAPDAGWPPASTFSIVAFDPYTGDLGVAVQSRFLGVGPVVPWAKAGVGAVATQAFANTTWGPRALELLAQDLAPDEVVARLTGEDAGRDRRQLAVIDAKGRAAAFTGSAANAWAGHKIGPNYSAQGNILASQAVVDAMGQAFETTDGDLADRLVAALEAGQAAGGDTRGMQSASLLVVRDKGGYGGWNDRYIDIRVDDAPNPFTELRRLLGLWDQTFLRRYGSRAIGPTAGNDVRDLQGYLKTLGFYAGEPTGVYDAATGEAIAAYRKARGLTGPGAAGFANVDLLRQIRKEAREKK; encoded by the coding sequence ATGAGCCGACCGATCCCTGTTCCGTCCTGCCCTGCCGCAGCGCCGCCCGCCGCGCGGACGAGCCAACGCTCGCGCGCGGGTCTCGTGGCGCTGGCGCTGCCGGTCGCCGTGCTCTTCGTCCTCGGCGCACCCGCCACCGCGCAGCCAACGGCGCCGCCGCTCGAAGACCGCGAGATACCAGGCGTCGCGCCCGACGCCGGCTGGCCGCCCGCGTCCACCTTCTCCATCGTGGCCTTCGACCCGTACACGGGCGACCTCGGCGTGGCCGTGCAGTCGCGCTTCCTCGGCGTCGGCCCCGTCGTGCCGTGGGCGAAGGCCGGCGTCGGCGCCGTGGCCACGCAGGCGTTCGCGAACACGACCTGGGGGCCGCGCGCGCTCGAGCTGCTGGCGCAGGACCTCGCTCCAGACGAGGTCGTCGCCCGCCTCACCGGCGAAGACGCGGGGCGCGACCGCCGGCAGCTCGCCGTGATCGACGCGAAGGGCCGCGCCGCCGCGTTCACCGGCTCGGCCGCCAACGCCTGGGCCGGCCACAAGATCGGCCCCAACTACTCGGCGCAGGGCAACATCCTCGCCAGCCAGGCCGTCGTCGACGCGATGGGGCAGGCGTTCGAGACGACCGACGGCGACCTCGCCGACCGGCTCGTCGCCGCGCTCGAAGCCGGGCAGGCCGCCGGCGGCGACACCCGCGGGATGCAGTCGGCGAGCCTGCTCGTCGTCCGCGACAAGGGCGGCTACGGCGGGTGGAACGACCGCTACATCGACATCCGCGTCGACGACGCGCCGAACCCGTTCACCGAGCTGCGGCGGCTGCTCGGGCTGTGGGACCAGACGTTCCTGCGCCGGTACGGCTCGCGCGCCATCGGCCCCACGGCCGGCAACGACGTGCGCGACCTGCAGGGCTACCTGAAGACGCTCGGCTTCTACGCCGGCGAACCCACCGGCGTGTACGACGCGGCGACGGGGGAGGCCATCGCCGCCTACCGCAAGGCGCGCGGCCTCACCGGGCCCGGCGCCGCCGGTTTCGCCAACGTCGACCTGCTCAGGCAGATCAGGAAGGAGGCGCGCGAGAAGAAGTAA